One Chelonoidis abingdonii isolate Lonesome George chromosome 17, CheloAbing_2.0, whole genome shotgun sequence DNA segment encodes these proteins:
- the LOC116838741 gene encoding dual specificity protein phosphatase 10-like — MPPSPLEDRLSVLQRPKTLALHLNHSFPADKQHLSPRARRPPSHPLPKDRIGAAPPYQEPQACLPPPHSHTIDIKLTVGAVQSRARERNLSLQLDLQHGGSRSCGGPELKVLLPQAKLKKRCFKENSRPARGDPPSPASSCLSNPGAGTMHPLKGGCRGCWRLMRCDDTSPKPGLRSLGCLSCRSSLASLSCSPPSVKKLGCLPCTPSALKSLACLACNPSVKSVSSSCSFCSSDPIVAYDPSARSSPPSSYDEDDYSVRTIWPEELAKKMSRSRTQQQGAPLILDCRNLMQYTKSQLQGAMHFSVSDAAGRRRLQQGKLSVLDFMASKDPHDSLQRLWPKEQQNGCCAAVGEPPAPPAPPEPPKTLPAQNLHLVLDSLNKEVQGRRGSVAVPPSESLEEAVGVLEGVDGDPGGPPLTPDLESAELSPILPFLFLGNERDAQDLEQMLSLNVGHVLNVTTHLPLYHAQSGHLRYKRLPATDNSRQDLRQYFEEAFEFIEEAHQWGKGVLIHCQAGVSRSATIVIAYLMKHTLMTMSDAYKYVKGKRPIISPNLNFMGQLLEFEMDLNAGVTPRILTPKLKLTGVETEV, encoded by the exons ATGCCTCCCTCACCCCTGGAAGACCGCCTCTCTGTCCTCCAGCGCCCCAAGACCTTGGCTTTGCACCTCAATCACAGCTTCCCTGCCGACAAGCAGCACCTGTCACCCCGGGCACGGAGACCCCCGAGCCACCCACTCCCTAAGGACCGAATCGGGGCTGCCCCACCCTATCAGGAGCCCCAggcctgcctcccaccccctcacTCCCACACCATCGACATCAAGTTGACGGTGGGGGCCGTGCAGAGCCGGGCACGGGAGCGTaacctctccctgcagcttgaCCTCCAGCACGGCGGCAGCAGGTCCTGCGGGGGGCCGGAGCTCAAGGTGCTGCTGCCTCAAGCCAAGCTTAAGAAGCGCTGCTTTAAGGAAAACTCACGGCCGGCCAGGGGGGACCCCCCGTCACCCGCTTCCTCCTGCCTCTCCAACCCCGGAGCGGGCACCATGCACCCCTTGAAAGGCGGCTGCCGGGGCTGCTGGCGCTTGATGCGCTGTGACGACACCAGCCCCAAGCCGGGGCTGCGCTCCCTGGGGTGCCTGTCATGCCGCTCCAGTCTGGCTTCCCTCAGCTGTTCCCCGCCCTCGGTCAAGAAGCTGGGGTGCTTGCCCTGCACCCCGTCAGCCCTCAAGTCCCTGGCCTGCCTGGCATGCAACCCCTCAGTTAAGTcagtcagctcctcctgcagcttctgcagcagcGACCCCATTGTGGCCTACGACCCCTCAGCCAGGAGCTCGCCCCCCTCCAGCTACGACGAGGATGACTACAGCGTGCGCACCATCTGGCCTGAAGAGCTGGCCAAGAAGATGAGCCGTTCCCGCACCCAGCAGCAGGGGGCGCCGCTGATCCTGGATTGCCGCAACCTGATGCAGTACACCAAGAGCCAGCTGCAGGGCGCCATGCACTTCAGTGTCTCGGATGCGGCCGGCAGGCGGCGCCTCCAACAGGGCAAACTGTCCGTGCTGGACTTCATGGCCTCCAAGGACCCCCACGACTCCCTGCAGCGCCTCTGGCCCAAGGAGCAGCAGAACggctgctgtgctgcagtgggcgagccccctgcccctccggcccctcctgagccccccaaaaccctgcCCGCCCAGAACCTCCACCTGGTGCTGGACTCGCTCAATAAGGAGGTGCAGGGCAGGAGAG GGAGTGTGGCAGTGCCGCCATCAGAGTCGCTGGAGGAAGCTGTGGGGGTCttggagggggtggatggggaccCTGGGGGGCCACCCCTCACCCCCGACCTGGAGAGCGCCGAgctgagccccatcctgccctTCCTGTTCCTGGGCAACGAGCGCGACGCGCAGGACCTGGAGCAGATGCTGAGCCTCAACGTGGGCCATGTGCTGAATGTCACCACCCACCTGCCCCTCTACCACGCCCAGAGTGGGCACCTGCGCTACAAGCGCCTGCCTGCCACTGACAACAGCCGCCAGGACCTGCGTCAGTACTTCGAGGAGGCCTTCGAGTTCATCG aggaGGCACACCAGTGGGGGAAGGGTGTGCTGATCCACTGCCAGGCAGGTGTCTCGCGCTCAGCCACCATCGTCATCGCCTACCTGATGAAGCACACGCTGATGACCATGAGCGATGCCTACAAGTACGTCAAAGGCAAACGTCCCATCATCTCACCCAACCTCAACTTCATGGGGCAGTTGCTGGAGTTCGAGATGGATCTCAACGCAGGGGTCACACCCCGCATCCTCACCCCCAAGCTCAAGCTCACTGGAGTGGAGACCGAGGTGTGA